One genomic region from Roseinatronobacter sp. S2 encodes:
- a CDS encoding L,D-transpeptidase encodes MKIANLVSGLFLAGLVGACAPIPSQHQSTPDAPAPEPLPPEVLQMYAGMQDGDVWIEAVEPRHLSMDTIRQEVDYWTDERPGTIIVDPWDRYLYLVVAGNRAMRYTVGVGEAGRDFSGDAIIPYGREWPRWTPTPNMLREDPETYAPHRSGMKGGTENPLGARALYLHRGGKDTLYRIHGTPYPWSIGEASSSGCIRMFQQDVIDLYDRVEKGRTRVTVLREDQAGQGTHPPGTARDHNNAALIPMAEAQTLQRMADDDGLTLDMLLGGS; translated from the coding sequence ATGAAAATTGCAAATCTGGTGTCCGGCCTGTTTCTGGCCGGGCTGGTTGGCGCGTGCGCGCCCATCCCGTCGCAACACCAATCGACGCCCGACGCCCCTGCCCCCGAACCGCTGCCGCCCGAAGTGCTGCAAATGTATGCCGGTATGCAGGATGGCGATGTCTGGATTGAGGCGGTAGAACCGCGTCATCTGTCCATGGACACCATCCGGCAGGAAGTGGATTACTGGACTGACGAACGCCCCGGCACCATCATCGTGGACCCGTGGGACCGCTATTTGTATCTGGTCGTGGCCGGAAATCGCGCCATGCGCTACACCGTCGGCGTAGGCGAGGCGGGCCGCGACTTTTCCGGCGATGCGATCATTCCTTATGGTCGGGAATGGCCGCGCTGGACGCCCACGCCGAACATGCTGCGCGAAGACCCCGAAACCTATGCCCCCCATCGCAGTGGCATGAAGGGCGGGACGGAAAACCCGCTTGGCGCACGGGCGCTGTATCTACATCGCGGTGGCAAGGACACGCTGTATCGCATTCACGGCACGCCCTATCCCTGGTCCATTGGCGAGGCAAGCTCGTCCGGTTGCATCCGAATGTTCCAGCAAGATGTTATCGACCTGTATGACCGCGTTGAAAAAGGGCGCACCCGCGTGACCGTGCTGCGCGAAGATCAGGCTGGTCAGGGCACGCATCCCCCGGGCACCGCGCGCGACCACAACAACGCAGCCCTCATCCCCATGGCCGAAGCGCAGACCTTGCAGCGTATGGCCGATGATGACGGGCTGACACTGGACATGCTGCTGGGCGGCAGTTGA
- a CDS encoding DsbA family protein, with protein sequence MLTRRFFTHGLGLLVASQALAFGTQAENGPSIEDVLFDPDQPVLGNPDGDLSIVEYFDYQCPFCKRNHPDLMRAVERDGNIRLLMKDWPIFGGTSTRAAQLALGGLADGSYARAHAALMATQGRLSNRDIDTALTDAGLSVDILQAGYQSLRSRLDGLMVRNSRQAAAFGLSGTPAFIIGTVIYPGALNADDLDAAIRQARG encoded by the coding sequence ATGCTGACAAGACGTTTTTTCACCCACGGGCTGGGTTTGCTGGTTGCATCGCAGGCGCTGGCATTCGGCACGCAGGCCGAAAACGGGCCAAGCATTGAAGATGTGCTGTTTGACCCTGACCAGCCGGTTCTGGGCAACCCCGATGGCGACCTGAGCATCGTTGAATATTTCGATTATCAATGCCCGTTTTGTAAACGCAACCATCCTGACCTGATGCGCGCGGTGGAACGCGATGGTAATATTCGTCTGCTGATGAAGGACTGGCCGATTTTCGGCGGCACCTCCACGCGCGCGGCGCAGCTTGCGCTTGGGGGGCTTGCGGACGGCAGTTATGCCCGCGCGCATGCGGCCCTGATGGCAACACAAGGCCGGCTGAGCAACCGCGATATCGACACTGCCCTGACGGATGCGGGCTTGTCGGTGGACATCTTGCAGGCAGGCTACCAATCGCTGCGCAGCCGGCTGGACGGTCTGATGGTGCGCAATAGCAGGCAAGCGGCAGCGTTCGGGCTGTCGGGCACGCCTGCGTTCATCATTGGCACGGTCATTTATCCCGGTGCATTGAATGCCGATGATCTGGATGCCGCTATCCGGCAGGCGCGGGGCTAA
- a CDS encoding SDR family NAD(P)-dependent oxidoreductase: protein MTVKTAIVTGAARGIGLATTRLFLAQGWYVAMIDRDAPALHDAAQGCDGAQAFECDVSLPEQVDAMVTQVLARFGRIDALVNNAGVADFRPLQDTDLAIWRQVMATNLDGVFLTSQAVIPHLKKQGGAIVNIASISGLRASTLRVAYGTSKAAVIHLTTQQAAELGEWGIRANCVAPGPVDTKLALAVHSPEIRAAYHDAIPLNRYGRETEIAEVITFLCSDKASYVTGQTIAVDGGFDAVGVGLPALRATH from the coding sequence ATGACTGTGAAAACAGCAATCGTAACGGGTGCGGCGCGCGGCATTGGTCTGGCCACAACGCGCCTGTTTCTGGCGCAGGGCTGGTATGTGGCGATGATTGACCGCGATGCGCCTGCGCTGCATGATGCCGCGCAGGGCTGTGATGGCGCGCAGGCATTCGAATGCGATGTGTCGCTGCCCGAACAGGTGGATGCGATGGTCACGCAGGTTCTGGCGCGCTTCGGGCGCATTGATGCGCTGGTCAATAACGCGGGCGTTGCGGATTTCCGGCCATTGCAAGATACTGATCTGGCCATCTGGCGGCAGGTGATGGCAACCAATCTGGACGGGGTTTTCCTGACATCGCAAGCGGTCATCCCGCATCTGAAAAAACAGGGCGGCGCGATTGTGAACATAGCGTCCATTTCAGGGCTGCGTGCCAGCACCTTGCGCGTGGCCTATGGCACATCCAAGGCGGCGGTCATTCACCTGACCACGCAACAGGCAGCAGAACTGGGCGAATGGGGCATTCGCGCCAATTGCGTGGCACCGGGACCTGTGGACACGAAACTGGCGCTGGCGGTGCATTCGCCCGAAATACGCGCAGCCTATCATGATGCGATCCCTCTGAACCGCTACGGGCGCGAAACCGAGATTGCAGAGGTCATTACATTCCTGTGCTCTGACAAGGCCAGCTATGTAACCGGCCAGACGATCGCGGTGGATGGCGGGTTCGATGCTGTGGGTGTGGGGTTGCCCGCCTTGCGCGCCACACATTGA
- a CDS encoding TRAP transporter large permease, whose protein sequence is MFELLGISSAGTQMIIIFFVLMALRLPVAFALGLSAMYAMWKIGFGLELAGDLIATGITKFSLLAIPFFILAGTLMGSLGIAERMIRFFRVAVGGLPGGMGVVGTVVCLFWGAVSGSGPASVAAIGPMIIKGMEEDGYDRAFAAGLVCTGAAFSIVIPPSIGLVIYGMIAETSISRLFIAAIIPGIFMALTMVAVLPFARRRTAPKASPSLAALMPEPYAGEPRGRRLWLSFRDSFWGLMTPVVILGGIYSGIFTPTEAALVATVYALAVGALAYRTLSLRNLYDALGTAAASSAVVMLIVAYASLFGWVVTVDDLVRSYSGALLGLSQNEWVILLVIMVILLIAGMFMDPVTVMFIALPIFLPVAREMGWDPVWFGVLVMVNLAIGLITPPVGINLYVAANVTRMKIEQVARGTMPFLLASLVGIAIVAAVPSMSQILLHWLR, encoded by the coding sequence ATGTTTGAACTGCTTGGCATATCATCCGCAGGCACACAGATGATCATCATCTTCTTTGTGCTGATGGCTTTGCGCCTGCCTGTGGCCTTTGCGCTGGGGCTGTCGGCCATGTATGCCATGTGGAAAATCGGGTTCGGGCTGGAACTTGCGGGCGATCTGATTGCCACGGGCATTACCAAGTTTTCACTTCTGGCGATTCCGTTCTTCATTCTGGCGGGCACGCTGATGGGAAGCTTGGGGATTGCCGAACGTATGATCCGGTTTTTCCGCGTGGCGGTGGGCGGGCTGCCCGGTGGCATGGGGGTTGTGGGCACGGTGGTGTGCCTGTTCTGGGGTGCGGTCAGCGGGTCCGGCCCCGCATCGGTTGCAGCGATCGGCCCCATGATCATCAAGGGTATGGAAGAAGACGGATATGACCGCGCGTTTGCTGCGGGGCTGGTGTGCACGGGGGCTGCGTTTTCCATTGTGATTCCGCCATCCATCGGGCTGGTAATTTACGGGATGATCGCGGAAACCTCGATCTCGCGGTTGTTCATTGCCGCCATTATTCCGGGCATATTCATGGCCCTGACGATGGTTGCGGTGCTGCCCTTCGCGCGGCGGCGCACAGCGCCCAAGGCAAGCCCCAGCCTTGCCGCGCTGATGCCAGAACCCTATGCGGGAGAGCCGCGCGGCCGCCGCTTGTGGCTAAGTTTTCGCGACAGTTTCTGGGGCCTGATGACGCCTGTGGTCATTCTGGGGGGAATCTATTCCGGCATTTTCACCCCGACAGAGGCCGCGCTGGTAGCCACTGTCTATGCGCTGGCCGTGGGCGCGCTGGCCTACCGCACATTAAGCCTGCGCAATTTATACGATGCCTTGGGCACGGCGGCCGCGTCGTCTGCGGTGGTGATGCTGATTGTGGCCTATGCCAGCCTGTTTGGCTGGGTGGTGACAGTGGATGATCTGGTGCGCAGCTATTCCGGCGCGCTTTTGGGGCTAAGCCAGAATGAATGGGTCATTTTGCTGGTGATCATGGTGATCCTGCTGATTGCCGGTATGTTCATGGACCCGGTGACTGTGATGTTCATTGCGCTGCCCATCTTCTTGCCGGTTGCGCGGGAAATGGGGTGGGACCCGGTGTGGTTCGGGGTGCTGGTGATGGTCAATCTGGCCATCGGGCTGATCACCCCGCCTGTGGGCATAAACCTGTATGTGGCGGCCAATGTCACCCGCATGAAGATTGAACAGGTTGCGCGCGGCACAATGCCCTTCCTGCTGGCGTCACTTGTGGGGATTGCGATTGTGGCGGCAGTGCCATCCATGTCGCAAATCCTGCTGCACTGGCTGCGATAG
- a CDS encoding TRAP transporter small permease: MRFLLRDAEKIICAILFLGMTLLGFANVVVRYGTNLSFAASEELLVNGFLLLTIFGAALAARRGEHLAVTLVHDLLPRPFWVPVFLLSVLLSVGLLALSAWFSWDAMMNIKRVGMRSYGLGLPAWYYQAALPFGFGLIILRYLQHAWDVLRGKDSWGMPDV, encoded by the coding sequence ATACGTTTTCTTTTGCGCGACGCTGAAAAAATCATCTGCGCAATCCTGTTTCTGGGCATGACATTGTTGGGGTTTGCCAATGTTGTCGTGCGCTATGGAACCAACCTGTCTTTTGCCGCCAGCGAGGAATTGCTGGTCAACGGTTTTTTGTTGCTGACCATTTTTGGCGCAGCCCTTGCCGCGCGCAGGGGCGAACATCTGGCCGTGACACTGGTGCATGACCTGTTGCCGCGCCCGTTCTGGGTGCCGGTCTTTTTGCTGTCGGTGCTGCTGTCGGTGGGGTTGCTGGCGCTGTCGGCATGGTTTTCATGGGACGCGATGATGAATATCAAACGCGTCGGCATGCGGTCTTATGGGCTGGGACTCCCGGCATGGTATTATCAGGCCGCACTGCCATTCGGGTTCGGCCTGATCATTTTGCGCTATTTGCAGCACGCCTGGGATGTTTTGCGCGGCAAGGACAGCTGGGGCATGCCCGATGTTTGA
- a CDS encoding DctP family TRAP transporter solute-binding subunit, with the protein MTFARVSGAALAAALAGMLGLGAAGAETLRLSHNTGDTTTWQQGAEKFGELLAERTDGALDVRVFPNAQLSGGDQMRQAEMVGRGALDLVVTSAINVTPLVPEMAVFSLPYLYSSYEQVDATTQGAPGEMLSDILLDKGIVVLAWGENGFREVTNNVRPIRSPEDLRGLNMRVAGPMYIDVMNALGANPQQMQWGETMSALQQGVVDGQENPIGAVIIPQQVYEVQKYLTAWHYSYDPIFLGISKAKWDSYDADMQTILRETAQEAMAYQREITREGTAQGIEFLREQGMEVYEPSVEELDAFRTATQPAFDQWAERVGPEIVGAFQDAIAAAN; encoded by the coding sequence ATGACATTTGCACGCGTAAGCGGGGCAGCACTTGCTGCCGCACTGGCCGGCATGCTTGGCCTTGGCGCGGCGGGCGCGGAAACCCTGCGCCTGTCACATAATACCGGCGACACGACAACCTGGCAGCAGGGCGCCGAGAAGTTCGGCGAATTGCTGGCTGAACGCACCGATGGCGCGCTGGATGTGCGGGTCTTCCCGAATGCCCAGCTTTCGGGTGGCGACCAGATGCGTCAGGCCGAAATGGTCGGGCGTGGGGCGCTGGATCTGGTGGTGACATCGGCCATAAACGTGACCCCGCTGGTGCCGGAAATGGCGGTCTTCTCGTTGCCCTATCTGTATTCCAGCTATGAGCAGGTGGATGCCACCACGCAAGGTGCGCCCGGTGAAATGCTGTCCGACATCCTGCTGGACAAGGGCATTGTGGTGCTGGCATGGGGCGAAAACGGCTTCCGCGAAGTGACCAACAATGTCCGCCCCATCCGCAGCCCTGAAGACCTGCGCGGGCTGAACATGCGCGTGGCAGGGCCGATGTATATTGACGTGATGAACGCATTGGGCGCAAACCCGCAGCAAATGCAATGGGGTGAAACCATGTCGGCGCTGCAACAGGGTGTCGTCGATGGTCAGGAAAACCCGATTGGCGCGGTGATCATTCCCCAGCAGGTCTATGAGGTGCAGAAATACCTGACCGCGTGGCATTATTCCTATGACCCCATCTTCCTTGGCATTTCCAAGGCGAAATGGGACAGCTATGATGCCGATATGCAGACCATCCTGCGTGAAACAGCACAAGAAGCCATGGCCTATCAGCGCGAAATCACCCGCGAAGGCACGGCGCAGGGTATCGAATTCCTGCGCGAACAGGGCATGGAAGTCTATGAACCCAGCGTGGAAGAGCTGGATGCGTTCCGCACCGCCACACAGCCCGCGTTCGATCAATGGGCCGAACGTGTAGGGCCGGAGATTGTTGGCGCGTTTCAGGACGCGATTGCCGCTGCAAACTAA
- a CDS encoding IclR family transcriptional regulator has translation MAEPAIGGAQSVDRALALLGLIGRHSAQGVTLSALVAQSGLNKATVRRLLLALMRAGLVEQAAESRAYHLGEEAYLLGLMAQGRHGLLSLAMDSLQRLARSTGDAAFLSVRRGLYAVCLHREDGAHPIRTYALMPGAHHPLGVGAGSLAMLAALPDAEVDAVIAATADELRDSYPRLGADDLRAHVARTRADGYSINPGLIFEDSWGLGVALHGPDGRLMGALSLAAIESRMRAPRRDELLHALRSEAGKIENRLAQGSPRQP, from the coding sequence ATGGCAGAACCCGCAATAGGCGGCGCGCAAAGTGTCGACCGCGCGCTGGCCCTGCTGGGACTGATCGGGCGGCATTCGGCGCAGGGTGTTACCCTGTCGGCGCTGGTTGCCCAGTCGGGGCTGAACAAGGCCACCGTGCGCCGCCTGCTGCTGGCCCTGATGCGCGCGGGACTGGTGGAACAAGCCGCAGAATCGCGCGCCTATCATCTGGGCGAGGAAGCCTATCTTTTGGGATTGATGGCGCAGGGGCGGCATGGGTTGCTGTCGCTGGCCATGGACAGCTTGCAACGCCTTGCACGCAGCACGGGGGATGCGGCGTTTCTGTCCGTGCGGCGGGGGCTGTATGCTGTGTGCCTGCACCGCGAGGATGGCGCGCACCCCATCCGCACCTATGCGCTGATGCCCGGCGCGCATCACCCGCTTGGTGTGGGGGCGGGGTCGCTGGCAATGCTGGCCGCCCTGCCCGACGCGGAAGTGGACGCCGTTATTGCCGCCACCGCGGATGAGTTGCGCGACAGCTATCCCCGCCTTGGTGCGGATGATCTGCGCGCCCATGTCGCGCGCACGCGCGCTGATGGCTATTCCATAAACCCCGGCCTGATATTTGAGGATTCATGGGGTCTTGGCGTGGCGCTGCACGGCCCGGACGGGCGGCTTATGGGCGCGCTGTCGCTTGCGGCCATCGAAAGCCGGATGCGCGCCCCCCGCCGCGACGAGTTGCTGCACGCGCTGCGATCCGAGGCAGGCAAAATCGAGAACCGACTGGCGCAGGGCAGCCCCCGACAGCCATGA
- a CDS encoding acetyl-CoA acetyltransferase has protein sequence MTRAQIIGWGHTPFGKSDHPDTETLMAAAIAPALEHAGIDAGDVDGIFAGVFNNGFAKQDFQGALVAMGDARFAHTPATRFENACATGSAALHGAMDFIESGRGRIALVVGAEKMTATPTSEVGDILLGASYRAEEADIDGGFAGLFGTIANAYFQRYGDRSEELAMIAAKNHANGMANPYAHMRKDFGVDFCNTVSDRNPRVAGPLRRTDCSLISDGAAVLVLASAEVAATMPRAIGFRAREQANDIMALSRRDVLEFRGARMAWIRALAAAGIALEDLDLVESHDCFTIAEMLEYEAMGLAEHGQGHRVIRDGITRKDGRLPVNPSGGLKSKGHPIGATGVSMHVMAAMQLMNDAGDMQIRGANLAGVFNMGGAAVANYVSIMERVK, from the coding sequence ATGACACGCGCACAGATTATTGGCTGGGGTCATACGCCTTTTGGCAAATCGGACCACCCCGACACGGAAACCCTGATGGCCGCAGCCATCGCCCCCGCGCTGGAACATGCAGGCATTGATGCGGGTGATGTGGACGGCATTTTTGCAGGCGTTTTCAATAACGGCTTTGCCAAGCAGGATTTTCAGGGCGCACTTGTGGCCATGGGCGACGCGCGCTTTGCCCATACGCCCGCAACACGGTTCGAAAATGCCTGTGCAACAGGGTCGGCGGCGCTGCATGGTGCCATGGATTTCATTGAATCAGGGCGCGGTCGCATTGCGCTTGTGGTCGGCGCGGAGAAGATGACCGCCACGCCCACATCTGAAGTGGGCGACATTTTGCTGGGGGCCAGTTACCGCGCGGAAGAAGCCGATATTGACGGTGGGTTTGCGGGGCTGTTCGGCACCATCGCCAATGCGTATTTCCAGCGCTACGGCGACCGCTCCGAAGAACTGGCGATGATTGCGGCCAAGAACCACGCCAATGGCATGGCCAACCCCTACGCCCATATGCGCAAGGATTTTGGCGTGGATTTCTGCAACACCGTGTCGGACCGAAACCCGCGTGTGGCCGGTCCCCTGCGCCGCACAGATTGCTCGCTTATCTCGGACGGGGCGGCGGTGCTGGTGCTGGCCAGCGCAGAAGTTGCGGCCACGATGCCCCGCGCAATCGGGTTTCGCGCACGCGAACAGGCAAATGACATCATGGCGCTTTCGCGCCGTGATGTGCTGGAATTTCGCGGCGCCCGCATGGCATGGATCCGCGCGCTGGCGGCGGCGGGCATTGCGTTGGAGGATCTGGACCTTGTCGAAAGCCATGATTGTTTCACCATCGCCGAAATGCTGGAATATGAAGCCATGGGTTTGGCAGAACACGGGCAGGGCCACCGTGTCATCCGCGACGGGATCACGCGCAAGGACGGGCGGCTGCCTGTCAACCCGTCCGGCGGACTGAAATCCAAGGGCCACCCGATTGGCGCAACCGGCGTGTCCATGCATGTCATGGCCGCGATGCAACTGATGAATGATGCGGGCGACATGCAGATCAGGGGCGCAAACCTTGCGGGCGTGTTCAACATGGGCGGTGCAGCAGTGGCAAATTATGTGTCCATCATGGAGCGCGTGAAATGA
- a CDS encoding acyl-CoA synthetase encodes MKDDLSLGIVPYSTRVMNLSHFLTESARRQGASVGFVWGARTWSWAEMDARAGAFAHALAHDYGVTRGDRILVQSANCNQMLEAMFACWRIGAVWVPANYRLSPDDLAGLAQSSGARGLICGAQFADHAHACAGLVDFTIAIGPAGFAQDYDALVARHMGEISTPIAVQRDDPAWFFFTSGTTGKPKAAVLTHGQLAFVVTNHLCDLMPDTGPDDASLVVAPLSHGAGIHQLAQVAHGVKTILPAGDSFNPEEIWSLVAQWRVTNMFTVPTIVKLLVEHDAVDQHDHSSLRHVIYAGAPMYRADQLRALQKLGPVLVQYFGLGEVTGNITVLPPCHHHLNDDAMRIGTCGFARTGMQVQIQDAQGAEVPFGQTGEIAVIGPAVFAGYFNNPDANEKSFRNGWFLTGDLGHMDAQGFVYLTGRASDMYISGGSNIYPREIEEKLLLHPDLSEVAVLGIPDPVWGEVGMAVCVPRTGAAPSPESLLEWLGPKLPRYKMPRHMVFWDALPKSGYGKITKKMIHEELLTRGELPAPPT; translated from the coding sequence ATGAAGGATGATCTTTCGCTGGGCATTGTTCCTTATTCCACGCGGGTGATGAACCTGTCGCATTTCCTGACCGAAAGCGCGCGCAGGCAGGGCGCTAGCGTGGGTTTCGTGTGGGGGGCGCGCACATGGTCCTGGGCTGAAATGGACGCCCGCGCAGGTGCCTTTGCCCATGCGCTGGCCCATGATTACGGCGTGACCAGGGGCGACCGTATTCTGGTGCAATCGGCCAACTGCAACCAGATGCTGGAAGCAATGTTTGCCTGCTGGCGTATTGGCGCGGTCTGGGTGCCCGCCAATTACCGCCTGTCGCCGGATGATCTGGCAGGCCTTGCGCAGTCATCGGGCGCGCGCGGGCTGATTTGCGGCGCGCAATTTGCGGACCATGCGCACGCCTGCGCCGGTCTGGTGGATTTCACCATCGCCATCGGTCCCGCCGGTTTCGCGCAGGATTATGACGCGCTGGTTGCGCGCCATATGGGCGAGATTTCCACCCCGATTGCCGTGCAACGCGATGATCCGGCGTGGTTTTTCTTCACCTCTGGCACAACGGGAAAACCCAAGGCGGCGGTGCTGACACATGGGCAGCTGGCCTTTGTGGTCACAAACCATTTGTGCGACCTGATGCCAGATACCGGCCCTGATGACGCATCGCTTGTGGTGGCGCCCCTGTCGCACGGTGCGGGCATTCACCAGCTTGCGCAGGTCGCGCATGGCGTCAAAACGATCCTGCCCGCAGGTGACAGCTTTAACCCCGAAGAAATCTGGTCCTTGGTGGCACAATGGCGCGTGACCAACATGTTCACTGTGCCCACTATCGTCAAACTGCTGGTCGAACATGACGCCGTGGACCAGCATGACCATTCCAGCCTGCGCCATGTGATCTATGCGGGCGCGCCGATGTACCGCGCCGATCAGCTGCGTGCGTTGCAAAAACTGGGGCCGGTTCTGGTGCAATATTTCGGACTGGGCGAGGTGACGGGAAACATCACCGTGCTGCCGCCCTGCCACCATCACCTGAATGATGATGCCATGCGCATCGGCACTTGCGGGTTTGCCCGCACGGGCATGCAGGTGCAGATACAGGATGCGCAGGGCGCGGAAGTGCCCTTCGGGCAAACGGGCGAGATTGCAGTGATAGGCCCCGCCGTGTTCGCAGGCTATTTCAACAACCCTGACGCCAATGAAAAGAGCTTTCGCAATGGCTGGTTCCTGACGGGTGATCTGGGCCATATGGATGCACAGGGCTTTGTCTATCTGACGGGGCGCGCGTCTGATATGTATATTTCCGGCGGGTCCAACATCTACCCGCGCGAGATCGAGGAAAAACTGCTGCTGCACCCCGACCTGTCGGAAGTGGCGGTTCTAGGCATCCCCGATCCTGTCTGGGGCGAAGTGGGCATGGCCGTCTGCGTGCCGCGAACAGGTGCGGCCCCGTCACCTGAATCCCTGCTGGAATGGCTGGGCCCGAAATTGCCGCGCTACAAGATGCCGCGCCATATGGTGTTCTGGGATGCGCTGCCCAAATCCGGCTATGGCAAGATCACCAAGAAAATGATCCATGAGGAATTGCTGACGCGCGGGGAATTGCCCGCACCGCCCACATGA